One window from the genome of Halonatronomonas betaini encodes:
- a CDS encoding ribonucleoside triphosphate reductase, with product MTIKYIRKRNGEEVEFNPNKIFAAVEKAVQAAEVDGAEEIAKEVTNEVLSYLKIFYKDSDAMPDVEQVQDLVEKVLIEKGHAEVAKSYILYREKHSKLRDTKKLFNDAIGAMNSYLEKADWKVNENSNMSFSLQGLNNYIASEITGQYWLQEIYSDRIRDYHMDGDLHIHDLGNLSVYCCGWDLQDLLLTGFRGVESKIESGPPKHFKVALGQVVNFFYTLQGEAAGAQAFSNFDTYLAPFIHYDGLDYEEVKQCMQEFLYNINVPTRVGFQTPFTNITMDLKVPKFIEDEPVIIGGERMEKTYSEFQEEMDMLNRAFAELMISGDAKGRMFSFPIPTYNITSDFEWDNPVLDPVWEMTAKYGIPYFSNFINSDMDPEDARSMCLHPEEAIMIKVDGEIKKYSIGELAEEFAGERLDDEWFKPSADIEAISLDPETGELEWARIDKFLKIEDDRLVTITANDGKTMKVSADHLVAVYTGDGIVTRQAKDIVEEDSLLVMENGDTILAGDSFDGELSDKEYEIAGIEGIVSEELDYQQEFYDIELEKNHYFVHSDGNITHNCCRLRLDNRELRKRGGGLFGANPMTGSIGVVTLNMPRIGYLAEDKADYIERVYELMDAARESLETKRKLLENMADNGLYPYSKFYLRNIYDRFGEYWKNHFNTIGINGMNESVENFLGVSIATEEGQEFSQEVMELMKERMADYQDETGDLYNLEATPAEGTSYRLARLDRQQFGDEIIAANQERVVEDDADPYYTNSTHLPVGETSDIFEALTLQDDLQTKYTGGTVFHGFLGEKVDSIESTKKIVKRIAENFSLPYYTLTPTFSICPEHGYLAGEHYYCPKCEREAEAAGNDAAGSAAGNAESDSGAAR from the coding sequence ATGACAATTAAGTATATCAGAAAGAGAAATGGCGAAGAGGTTGAGTTTAATCCGAATAAGATTTTTGCTGCTGTGGAGAAGGCTGTTCAGGCGGCTGAGGTTGACGGAGCTGAAGAGATTGCCAAGGAAGTTACCAATGAGGTGCTATCGTATTTAAAGATTTTTTATAAGGATAGCGATGCGATGCCTGACGTTGAGCAGGTACAGGATTTGGTCGAGAAGGTATTAATTGAGAAGGGCCATGCCGAGGTTGCTAAATCTTACATTTTATACAGAGAGAAACATAGCAAGTTAAGGGATACTAAAAAGCTCTTTAATGATGCAATTGGGGCGATGAATAGCTATCTGGAAAAAGCTGACTGGAAGGTCAATGAGAATTCGAATATGAGCTTTTCTTTGCAGGGTTTAAATAATTATATTGCCTCGGAGATTACCGGCCAGTACTGGCTCCAGGAGATTTATTCTGATAGGATAAGGGATTACCATATGGATGGCGATTTGCATATCCATGACCTGGGGAATCTGAGTGTGTACTGCTGTGGCTGGGATCTGCAGGACCTGCTGTTGACTGGATTCAGGGGGGTTGAGAGTAAGATAGAGAGTGGCCCACCGAAGCATTTTAAGGTTGCGCTGGGACAGGTTGTTAACTTTTTCTATACGCTCCAGGGTGAGGCTGCCGGTGCCCAGGCATTTTCTAATTTTGATACATATCTGGCGCCATTTATCCATTATGATGGGCTGGATTACGAGGAAGTTAAGCAGTGCATGCAGGAGTTTTTATATAATATTAATGTGCCGACCAGGGTTGGTTTTCAGACGCCATTCACCAATATTACAATGGATTTAAAGGTTCCGAAGTTTATTGAGGATGAGCCGGTGATTATTGGCGGCGAGAGGATGGAGAAGACTTATAGTGAGTTCCAGGAAGAGATGGATATGTTAAACAGGGCTTTTGCCGAGCTGATGATTTCCGGTGATGCCAAGGGCAGGATGTTTTCTTTTCCGATTCCGACTTATAATATTACTTCTGATTTTGAATGGGATAATCCGGTGCTGGATCCGGTCTGGGAGATGACTGCTAAATACGGGATTCCCTACTTTTCTAATTTTATTAATTCTGATATGGATCCGGAGGATGCCAGATCGATGTGTCTGCATCCTGAAGAGGCGATTATGATAAAGGTTGATGGAGAGATAAAGAAATATAGTATCGGCGAGCTGGCTGAGGAGTTTGCCGGCGAGAGGCTTGATGATGAATGGTTTAAGCCATCTGCTGATATTGAGGCTATTTCACTTGATCCTGAAACTGGTGAACTGGAATGGGCCAGGATTGATAAATTCTTGAAGATAGAAGATGACAGGCTGGTTACTATTACTGCCAATGATGGCAAGACGATGAAGGTTTCGGCTGATCATTTAGTTGCTGTTTATACTGGGGATGGGATTGTAACCAGACAGGCCAAGGATATTGTTGAGGAAGATTCTTTATTAGTAATGGAGAATGGAGATACTATTCTTGCCGGTGATAGTTTTGATGGAGAGTTAAGTGATAAGGAATATGAGATTGCTGGCATTGAAGGTATTGTCAGTGAGGAGCTTGATTATCAGCAGGAGTTTTATGATATTGAGCTTGAGAAGAATCATTATTTTGTGCATTCTGATGGCAATATTACCCATAACTGCTGTCGCCTCAGGTTAGACAACCGTGAATTAAGAAAAAGAGGTGGCGGGCTCTTTGGGGCCAATCCGATGACTGGTTCGATTGGAGTTGTGACTTTAAATATGCCGAGAATCGGGTATCTGGCTGAGGATAAGGCTGATTATATCGAGCGGGTCTATGAGTTGATGGATGCTGCCAGGGAGAGCCTGGAGACGAAGCGGAAGTTGCTTGAGAATATGGCTGATAACGGGCTTTATCCTTATTCCAAGTTTTATCTGAGAAATATTTATGACCGGTTTGGTGAGTACTGGAAGAACCACTTTAATACGATTGGGATTAATGGCATGAATGAGTCGGTTGAGAATTTCCTCGGTGTCAGTATTGCAACTGAGGAGGGCCAGGAGTTTTCTCAGGAAGTTATGGAATTGATGAAGGAACGGATGGCTGATTATCAGGATGAGACCGGTGATCTCTATAATCTTGAGGCCACTCCTGCTGAGGGTACTTCTTACAGGCTGGCCAGGCTTGATAGACAGCAGTTTGGCGATGAGATAATTGCTGCCAACCAGGAGCGGGTTGTTGAGGATGATGCTGATCCTTATTATACTAACTCGACCCACCTGCCTGTTGGCGAGACCAGTGATATCTTTGAGGCGCTGACACTGCAGGATGACCTGCAGACTAAGTATACCGGTGGAACTGTTTTCCATGGTTTCCTCGGTGAAAAGGTTGACAGTATTGAATCTACCAAGAAAATTGTAAAACGGATTGCTGAGAATTTTTCACTGCCGTATTATACTTTAACTCCAACCTTTAGCATTTGCCCGGAGCATGGGTATTTAGCCGGTGAGCATTATTACTGTCCTAAATGTGAGCGTGAGGCTGAAGCTGCTGGAAATGATGCTGCTGGCAGTGCTGCCGGGAATGCTGAGTCTGACTCTGGAGCTGCCAGATAG
- a CDS encoding patatin-like phospholipase family protein, translated as MRGLVLEGGGAKGSYQLGAYRALLEMDIEISGITGTSIGAINGAMIAQGDFEKAKDLWMAIDPEEIFKMSTEDLSDLMNLNLDRNNFGRIFGRIKNIFENKGIDVEHIRRYLDEFVDEDKVRSSQLDFGLVTYSLTDFEPLELFIEDIPEGKLVEYLIASSYLPAFKGEKLDGKRFIDGAVHDNLPINMLAGRGYNEIIAIRTYGSGRIRPVDDEVSVSVQYIGPTEDLGRVLEFVPERIEHNIRLGYLDTWRHYENLKGTNYYIRADEDEDYYFQLWQTIDNASVLEAGRLLGCKDFPARRLLFEKIIPRLQGLLELDETVGYRELLIAALEVLAAKLEIEPYEIYDFSEFVRMIEKRYQTGLELDFKEIPDFLKQNELLSRAVRDDLALELVTTLFDGFFQHRERLELASIDVDNESLDSDDGLDGGVMSNNSKEENDDN; from the coding sequence ATGCGTGGACTGGTCCTTGAAGGTGGTGGAGCTAAGGGCTCTTATCAGTTAGGTGCTTATAGGGCGCTGCTGGAGATGGATATTGAAATATCTGGAATCACCGGGACTTCGATTGGTGCTATTAATGGCGCAATGATTGCTCAGGGTGATTTTGAGAAGGCGAAGGATCTCTGGATGGCTATTGATCCGGAGGAGATCTTTAAAATGTCGACTGAGGATCTTTCTGATCTGATGAATTTGAATTTAGATAGAAATAATTTTGGTAGAATTTTTGGCAGGATAAAAAATATCTTTGAAAATAAGGGGATTGATGTTGAGCATATAAGAAGATATTTAGATGAGTTTGTTGATGAAGACAAGGTTCGAAGCAGTCAGCTGGATTTTGGTCTGGTTACATATTCACTGACTGATTTTGAGCCTTTAGAGCTTTTTATTGAGGATATTCCTGAGGGTAAGCTAGTGGAGTATTTGATTGCCAGTTCCTATCTGCCGGCATTTAAGGGGGAGAAGCTGGATGGCAAGCGGTTTATTGACGGAGCTGTTCATGATAATTTGCCGATAAATATGCTGGCTGGCAGGGGTTACAATGAGATTATTGCTATCAGGACTTATGGTTCAGGGCGGATTAGGCCAGTTGATGATGAGGTTTCGGTATCGGTGCAGTATATCGGGCCGACTGAGGATTTAGGCCGGGTGCTGGAGTTTGTGCCTGAGCGGATTGAGCATAATATCAGGCTGGGCTATCTTGATACCTGGCGGCATTATGAGAATCTTAAGGGAACCAATTATTATATTCGGGCCGATGAAGACGAGGATTATTATTTTCAGCTATGGCAGACGATTGACAATGCCTCGGTGCTGGAGGCCGGGCGTTTGCTTGGCTGCAAGGATTTTCCGGCAAGGCGGCTGCTCTTTGAGAAGATAATTCCCAGACTGCAGGGATTGTTAGAGCTTGATGAGACTGTTGGCTACCGGGAGTTGCTGATAGCTGCTTTAGAGGTGCTGGCGGCCAAGCTGGAGATTGAGCCCTATGAGATCTATGATTTTTCCGAGTTTGTCAGGATGATTGAAAAGCGGTATCAGACCGGCCTGGAGCTTGATTTTAAGGAGATTCCTGACTTTTTGAAGCAGAATGAGTTATTATCCAGGGCTGTCAGGGATGACCTGGCGCTGGAGCTTGTTACGACTTTATTTGATGGTTTTTTCCAGCATCGAGAGAGGCTGGAGCTAGCAAGTATAGATGTTGATAATGAGAGTTTGGATAGTGATGATGGTTTAGATGGTGGCGTTATGAGTAATAATAGCAAGGAGGAGAATGATGACAATTAA
- a CDS encoding chemotaxis protein CheX, whose protein sequence is MKAEFVNPIYQATSDVLNTMLGLEVTRGDLRLVEDDAIVGSDANVIIGLTGSLNGSIHYSFSEEMTLEMVRIMSGMEMDEIDKFVSSAVGEIANIISGNATTYLAENDFDCDIVSPQIMIGKNKSFSMANDQALVIPLETEIGDFEINLSVKESE, encoded by the coding sequence ATGAAAGCTGAGTTTGTTAATCCAATCTATCAGGCGACTTCAGATGTGTTGAATACTATGCTTGGTCTTGAGGTTACTCGAGGAGATTTAAGGCTTGTTGAGGATGATGCTATTGTTGGCAGCGATGCCAATGTGATTATCGGGTTGACAGGGAGTTTGAATGGCTCGATTCATTATAGTTTCTCTGAGGAGATGACCCTGGAGATGGTGAGGATTATGTCTGGTATGGAGATGGATGAGATTGATAAGTTTGTCTCGTCTGCTGTTGGTGAGATTGCCAATATAATCAGTGGAAATGCGACTACATATCTGGCTGAGAATGATTTTGATTGTGATATTGTTTCTCCGCAGATTATGATCGGGAAGAACAAGTCGTTTTCGATGGCGAATGATCAGGCTTTAGTGATTCCGCTGGAGACTGAGATTGGTGATTTTGAGATTAATCTTTCTGTGAAAGAAAGTGAGTAA
- a CDS encoding bacteriohemerythrin, with amino-acid sequence MMWKDSYKIGVEEVDRQHKELFERLSDFITVLRSDGDWEPKIPEIKKTLSFMGDYVVEHFDSEEEYQEEIGYPEREEHKEIHEQFKSEIADFAEKFEKEGYEKDLALEFSGKLMAWLINHVANTDQKISDYADSLDGEDE; translated from the coding sequence ATGATGTGGAAAGATTCCTATAAGATAGGGGTCGAGGAAGTTGACAGGCAGCATAAGGAGCTCTTTGAGCGGTTGAGTGATTTTATAACTGTGCTGCGGAGTGATGGCGATTGGGAGCCTAAGATTCCTGAGATTAAGAAGACTTTGAGTTTTATGGGTGATTATGTTGTGGAGCATTTTGACTCTGAGGAGGAGTATCAGGAGGAGATCGGTTATCCTGAGCGAGAAGAACATAAGGAGATTCATGAGCAGTTTAAGAGTGAGATTGCTGATTTTGCTGAGAAGTTTGAAAAAGAGGGCTATGAGAAGGATTTAGCCCTGGAGTTTAGCGGAAAGTTGATGGCCTGGCTGATAAATCATGTGGCCAATACTGATCAGAAGATAAGTGATTATGCTGATTCATTAGATGGGGAGGATGAGTAG
- a CDS encoding secretin N-terminal domain-containing protein, translating to MKIKNKAVLFIIPLLLLFLTTTTVMGDTYIDLDYRSTDIKDVVRSLAVISGRNIVVDDSAQGEVTVQLENVSFYEAFTHLLNIKDLDYRVVDDIIIVATPDRLGDIYDEVVREIYELSYLEADEGVEILAEAYPDISAQALSEQARLVLFGREDRLAEVIDFIGDLDQPSQEVVRVFNVEYQSADEVSDYLSEFFPDLVVRARESVGDIIVSGQGRKMEDVESLIGDLDRPDRTVSQRYRPQELEAEELLEELERSRDIGTVNVRIEDGNLFLEGPARQVEQIAEALPDLDEREQVIDHRKFQVDYLPLDDLEEIVRNFEDDIELSKNQTDRTMIVRAEERVLERVSDLIAEVDQPRKQLMLEARIEEISHSQLEERGIDVGELQDFTTIGVNYDNGSITGVDLDLPELFRFFDSESATQTLARPRLMTLDGEEASLVIADQVPVKVGERETDAGRVVDEFEYRDVGITLNFTPTITKDGTITLDMAPEVSSLGAEASEALLPVIQTREIESQISLRDGQTFAIGGLLQDDFSEQIRSVPLLSDLPILGNLFRRRDEDRDRTEVVIFITPRIVDISAEGFDDADSVIDIRDGEVNFDSQGIIDEDKLMDVDDSHRPDVDTDLEDVDDEAEVEAQPIDLDEEDDADDADADEDAYADAEERTARRVEDVMAEIMAQAEDRETGPVDRPAMDELKQITFRARMDRRDDRAEIYEFEFVSDQQYSDEYLMDLYNVSADDISYYEADGRYEYSIMMAGNQAYEVDTDTTVLELAERTGLTAERIVEANRFENNDINAGTVVVLPYTR from the coding sequence ATGAAAATAAAGAATAAGGCAGTACTATTTATTATACCCCTTTTATTATTATTTCTTACTACAACTACTGTAATGGGCGATACTTATATTGATTTAGATTATCGCTCTACTGATATTAAAGATGTGGTCCGTTCACTGGCAGTTATTAGCGGCAGAAATATCGTTGTCGATGATTCTGCCCAGGGTGAGGTGACTGTCCAGCTTGAGAATGTGAGCTTTTATGAGGCATTTACCCATCTTTTAAACATAAAGGATTTAGATTACAGAGTCGTCGATGATATTATAATTGTGGCCACACCTGATAGGCTTGGTGACATATATGATGAGGTTGTCAGGGAGATATATGAGTTGAGTTATCTGGAGGCAGATGAGGGAGTTGAAATTTTAGCTGAGGCCTATCCTGATATTTCTGCCCAGGCTCTTAGCGAGCAGGCGAGACTTGTGCTCTTTGGCAGAGAAGACCGTCTGGCCGAGGTTATTGATTTTATCGGCGATTTAGACCAGCCGAGCCAGGAGGTTGTCAGGGTCTTTAATGTTGAGTATCAGAGTGCCGATGAGGTCTCTGATTATCTCAGTGAGTTCTTTCCTGACCTAGTTGTGAGGGCCAGGGAGTCTGTTGGCGATATTATTGTCAGCGGCCAGGGCCGGAAGATGGAAGATGTTGAGAGCCTGATTGGTGACCTGGACCGTCCGGATAGAACTGTGAGCCAGCGCTACAGACCTCAGGAATTGGAGGCTGAGGAGCTGTTGGAAGAGCTTGAGCGGAGCAGGGATATAGGTACTGTTAATGTCAGGATAGAAGATGGCAATTTATTCCTTGAAGGGCCTGCCAGACAGGTCGAGCAGATTGCCGAGGCTCTGCCTGATTTAGATGAGCGGGAACAGGTTATTGATCACAGGAAATTTCAGGTCGATTATCTGCCTCTGGATGATTTAGAGGAGATTGTCAGGAATTTTGAGGATGATATTGAGCTGAGCAAGAACCAGACTGACAGGACGATGATTGTCCGGGCCGAGGAGCGTGTGCTGGAGCGGGTCAGTGATCTGATTGCTGAAGTTGACCAGCCGAGGAAACAGTTGATGCTTGAGGCCAGAATTGAGGAGATATCACACAGTCAACTGGAAGAGCGGGGAATTGATGTTGGTGAACTCCAGGATTTCACGACTATCGGGGTTAATTATGATAATGGCAGTATAACAGGTGTGGACCTGGACCTGCCTGAGTTATTTAGATTCTTTGATTCTGAATCTGCAACCCAGACTCTAGCCAGGCCGAGACTGATGACCCTTGATGGCGAAGAGGCTTCGCTGGTAATTGCCGACCAGGTACCGGTAAAGGTTGGCGAGCGGGAGACTGATGCCGGACGGGTTGTTGATGAGTTTGAATATAGAGATGTTGGTATTACGCTGAACTTTACACCGACTATTACTAAAGATGGCACGATTACTTTAGATATGGCTCCTGAGGTTTCCAGCCTGGGTGCTGAGGCTTCAGAGGCACTGCTGCCGGTAATCCAGACCAGAGAGATTGAGAGCCAGATATCTTTAAGAGACGGCCAGACCTTTGCAATTGGTGGACTCTTACAGGATGACTTTAGCGAGCAGATTAGAAGTGTGCCGCTATTAAGTGACCTGCCGATATTAGGCAATCTCTTTAGACGCCGGGATGAGGATAGAGATAGAACTGAGGTTGTTATCTTTATTACTCCGAGGATTGTTGATATTTCAGCTGAAGGCTTTGATGATGCCGATTCTGTGATTGATATTAGAGATGGCGAGGTTAATTTTGACAGCCAGGGGATTATAGATGAGGATAAGCTGATGGATGTCGATGACAGCCACAGGCCTGATGTTGATACTGATCTTGAGGATGTCGATGATGAGGCCGAGGTTGAGGCCCAGCCGATTGATCTTGATGAGGAAGATGATGCTGATGATGCTGATGCTGACGAGGATGCCTATGCTGACGCCGAGGAACGGACTGCCAGGCGGGTTGAAGATGTTATGGCTGAGATAATGGCCCAGGCTGAAGATAGAGAGACTGGACCTGTTGACAGGCCGGCGATGGATGAGCTTAAGCAGATAACTTTCAGGGCCAGAATGGACCGCCGGGATGATCGGGCTGAGATTTATGAGTTTGAGTTTGTATCTGACCAGCAGTATTCTGATGAGTATCTGATGGATTTATATAATGTGAGTGCAGATGATATCAGTTATTATGAGGCTGATGGTCGTTATGAATATAGTATAATGATGGCTGGTAATCAGGCATATGAGGTTGATACTGATACTACTGTGCTTGAGCTGGCTGAGCGGACTGGACTTACTGCCGAGCGGATTGTAGAGGCCAATCGGTTTGAGAATAATGATATAAATGCTGGAACAGTGGTTGTTCTCCCCTATACTAGATAG
- a CDS encoding PilN domain-containing protein, translated as MRINLLEEDKSLHVNWLEVAAALVIILAIAVPALNYYLNYVELQGLERERNMWEDRLAEIRPQEEVYFDLQEQIDNFRLPEEVEVERYAIAPAFQEFGVILPEGIGFEEIIYENGQLTIFGHAQNINEILNMVGNVFESDVFSLVSLERFQRDNIYQFNLTVNMHTRDVITGQDDADDEEESI; from the coding sequence ATGAGAATTAACTTACTCGAAGAAGATAAGAGCTTACATGTTAACTGGCTTGAGGTAGCTGCTGCTTTAGTAATAATTCTGGCTATAGCTGTTCCAGCTTTGAATTACTATTTGAATTATGTAGAATTACAGGGATTAGAGAGAGAAAGAAATATGTGGGAAGATAGACTGGCAGAGATCAGACCACAAGAAGAAGTTTACTTTGATCTCCAGGAGCAAATAGATAACTTTAGATTACCTGAAGAAGTTGAAGTTGAAAGATATGCAATAGCACCGGCATTTCAGGAATTCGGAGTTATTTTGCCAGAAGGTATTGGATTTGAAGAAATCATCTATGAAAATGGACAATTAACAATTTTTGGTCATGCACAAAATATAAATGAAATACTTAATATGGTTGGAAATGTTTTTGAATCAGATGTTTTTTCATTAGTTTCTTTAGAGAGATTTCAAAGAGATAATATATACCAATTCAATTTAACTGTAAATATGCATACCAGAGATGTGATTACTGGTCAAGATGATGCTGATGATGAGGAGGAATCAATATGA
- the pilM gene encoding type IV pilus assembly protein PilM, whose protein sequence is MPRNPLKKLTGVKYTAVDFGHHSLKAVHCKARGDSVKVLKSGLETIPHGAIHNGQIDDISVVSNKLEDLFNEAGIKPGLIIFSPAAGQEFVRRVQVPAMPYNELEEALHWEVQEYLNLPPERVASDFLILEEDEENFEVLLALMPQHILDDYREVFERIGYRARVANMQELGLISLLNYQNNLDDNSAIINIGANKTRILIASSDEFYLSRSVDIAGNSYTRIFKDEEMSWQEADEAKKRTDFTPEKVEDEEETDFEMVVSGFAEENNHQTRMKKLTDELLVEINRSMEYYRERNPNKDLEKLYITGGGSRLYGLKDYIAENLGLETVNINPYDSFNVKNSTSPGEEGRMAVASGLVASEVIHNEN, encoded by the coding sequence TTGCCTAGAAATCCATTGAAGAAACTGACAGGAGTTAAATATACTGCTGTAGATTTTGGTCATCATAGCTTAAAGGCTGTCCATTGTAAAGCCAGGGGCGATAGTGTCAAGGTTTTAAAGAGCGGTCTTGAGACTATCCCCCATGGTGCAATTCATAATGGCCAGATTGATGACATATCAGTGGTTAGCAACAAACTTGAAGATCTATTTAATGAAGCTGGAATAAAACCTGGTTTAATAATATTTTCGCCGGCAGCTGGCCAGGAGTTTGTCAGAAGAGTTCAAGTGCCTGCCATGCCATACAATGAGCTTGAGGAAGCATTACACTGGGAGGTCCAGGAATATTTAAACCTGCCCCCGGAGAGAGTCGCTTCCGATTTTTTAATTTTAGAGGAGGATGAAGAAAACTTTGAGGTTTTACTGGCTTTAATGCCCCAGCATATCTTAGACGATTACAGAGAAGTCTTTGAAAGGATTGGTTATAGAGCTAGAGTTGCCAACATGCAGGAATTAGGATTAATATCACTGCTTAATTATCAAAACAATTTAGATGATAATTCAGCAATAATTAATATTGGTGCAAATAAGACCAGAATATTAATAGCAAGCAGTGATGAGTTTTACTTAAGTAGATCTGTTGATATTGCCGGTAATAGTTATACCAGGATATTTAAAGATGAGGAGATGAGCTGGCAGGAGGCTGATGAGGCCAAAAAGAGAACGGATTTTACTCCTGAGAAAGTTGAGGATGAGGAAGAGACTGATTTTGAAATGGTTGTCTCAGGCTTTGCGGAAGAAAATAATCATCAGACCAGAATGAAAAAATTAACAGATGAATTACTCGTTGAAATAAATAGGTCGATGGAATATTACAGGGAGAGAAACCCTAATAAAGATCTGGAAAAATTATATATAACAGGAGGAGGCTCCAGGTTATATGGCCTGAAAGATTATATAGCTGAAAACCTGGGTCTTGAGACTGTAAATATTAATCCTTATGATAGCTTTAATGTTAAAAACAGTACTTCTCCAGGTGAAGAAGGCAGAATGGCTGTAGCTTCAGGGCTTGTTGCCAGTGAGGTGATTCATAATGAGAATTAA
- a CDS encoding pilus assembly PilX N-terminal domain-containing protein — protein MFENINNDNGAALILVLIMLVVVAGLAGGLLAATTFNTRFSGNELDRNQAFYAADAGVEFLKSNYIYNDNYSSLNVNSEQPFINKGYSESGNESFSLYLMDQKTGSRTFKSIGEFNGVERQIELQVQFLTELQSGFFENAIAGNDVSVTNTGNEMIIGNVATNETDKNKISQEKIDGEIIYEAGLEFPDIDSSFFLNNAREEDIRTDIDSAETFEFNEEEENYTTDEEGNRHRFVYSDNFDYSGVNDQLVVKGTENKSNDYNETVHLYVDDSFNLDGNSTIKTENDANIILYLMDENVTLNGTINGNVYIYAPYTELELSGTADITGGVIADKVYTTGNFGMTYIEGGPMIDLALPIEGELDSIVWRQLN, from the coding sequence ATGTTTGAAAATATTAATAATGATAATGGTGCTGCACTTATATTGGTTTTGATTATGTTGGTTGTTGTTGCCGGGCTTGCTGGAGGTTTATTAGCTGCAACTACTTTTAATACAAGGTTTAGCGGAAATGAATTAGATAGAAATCAGGCTTTTTATGCTGCTGATGCAGGTGTTGAATTTTTAAAATCTAATTATATTTATAATGATAATTATTCTAGTCTTAATGTTAACTCTGAACAACCTTTTATTAATAAAGGATACAGTGAATCTGGAAATGAATCTTTTTCCTTATATTTGATGGATCAAAAAACAGGCTCTAGGACATTTAAGTCTATTGGTGAATTTAATGGAGTAGAAAGACAAATAGAGTTGCAAGTTCAATTTCTGACTGAATTACAGAGTGGATTTTTTGAAAATGCTATAGCTGGAAATGATGTTTCTGTAACCAATACAGGTAATGAAATGATTATAGGTAATGTTGCTACTAATGAAACTGACAAAAATAAAATTTCACAAGAGAAAATAGATGGAGAAATAATTTATGAAGCAGGTTTAGAATTTCCTGATATAGATTCTTCTTTCTTTTTAAATAATGCAAGAGAAGAAGATATTCGCACTGATATTGATAGTGCTGAAACTTTTGAGTTCAATGAAGAAGAAGAAAATTATACAACTGATGAGGAAGGTAATAGACATCGATTTGTTTATTCAGATAATTTTGATTATAGTGGTGTTAATGATCAACTTGTTGTAAAAGGAACTGAAAATAAATCTAATGATTATAATGAAACAGTTCATTTATATGTTGATGATTCATTCAATTTGGATGGAAATTCAACTATAAAAACAGAAAATGATGCTAATATAATATTATATTTAATGGATGAAAATGTAACATTAAATGGTACTATTAATGGCAATGTTTATATATATGCACCATATACTGAATTAGAATTAAGTGGAACTGCTGACATTACTGGTGGAGTTATAGCAGATAAGGTCTATACAACAGGTAATTTCGGTATGACATATATTGAAGGTGGCCCTATGATTGATTTAGCATTACCAATTGAAGGTGAATTAGATAGCATTGTTTGGAGACAATTGAACTAA